In Fusarium verticillioides 7600 chromosome 6, whole genome shotgun sequence, the sequence ACCTCGCCCAATCGCCATGCGCAGGATTGTATCATGCCTATGGGTTTGACGTCAGAGAACGTTGCGGAGCGATATGGTGTTTCGAGGGCGGACCAGGACGCTATGGCTGTTGAGTCTCATCGTCGTGCTGCTCGTGCGAGAAAGGAGGGTCGCTTTGCGGAGGAGATCGTACCCGTGGAGACGAGGTTCCAGGAGGTTGATAAGCAGGGTAACAAggttggcgaggagaagcgcatcactgtcactgctgatgatggtATTCGAGAGGGTGTTAGCATTGAGGCGCTTGCTAAGCTCAAGCCTGCTTTCAAGCCCGACGGTGCTTCAACGGCTGGAAACTCAAGCCAAGTCTCCGACGGTGCTGCCGCCACCCTCCTCATGCGCCGAAGCACAGCAACCGCCCTCGGTCTCCAAGACCGCATCATCGGAAAGTTCGTCTCAGCCGTGACAGTCGGTTGCGACCCCGATGAGATGGGCATCGGCCCCGCCCTCGCTAtccccaagcttctcgaccaaGTTGGTCTCAAGACGGAGGATGTGTCGCGGTGGGAGATCAACGAGGCGTTTGCCAGTCAGGCGCTGCACTGTGTGAGGGAGTTGGGACTCGAGGACGCGTGGGCGAAGGAGAAGGTTAACCCTGATGGAGGCGCTATTGCGCTGGGACATCCTCTTGGAGCTACGGGAGCGAGAATGACGAGTACGCTTTTGCATGGACTTAAGAGGGATGGTGGTGAGGTCGGTGTTGTGAGTATGTGTGTTGGTACGGGTATGGGTATGGCTGGTTTGTTTGTTCGGGAGTAGAGATTGATATCCGGGAAGGAAGTTAAAAAGTAGATTGGGGAGTAAACAAAATTGAATATTGGGTTATACTACGCTTGATACTGAGAATGGGAACGTTGGCGATGCATGATGCTGGAGCATGGAGAGGAAACTAAGGGTTGTGATATGCGTCGGCAGCTTGTAGTCTCGGGTCACAACGGTTCGATAGCATCGATACGTTCCCATGAAACAGTCCGTTTCGGTTGGCCATCGTTTCAACTACCAGTGATTCAATGGTCAAATGTGAAGAAGTGTGACGGGGCCAAACCAGTAAAGCATCCCATCAGCCAGGGAATACAAAACCTGTCTTAAGCAGATAGATGTTTTCTGTGGCATTTCTCAAGAGACATCGATTGAAAACTGATGTAAGCAAAAAGCGATGAACTTGGGCTTGGGTAAAAAGACCATGTTGCTCAAGCGggttaatataataatagcCATGGTCTGGGAGTCCTGATGTGCCAACGACAATTCACTCGTGATTGGCCGAGAACGAGGGCAATCTACACATGCATTGTCAGTTCATCGTATGACAATCGCCGGTGCCAGCATATCTtcatcacaaccaacacTCGCcatgacttcttcagcttcatcagcttcattaGGGTAGCGTTGATAACGCTTATTTGGAAAAGGGGGTTTCCGGAACGCCGGTCTTCAAGCGAGCAATACTAATGTTATCAATCATTGACTAGACTAACGATCTATGAATGCTAGATCCAACAGCTGGCGTTGGGTGGCCCCGGACATAATCTAAGACACTTGTCCATGCCTGGGCTTGGTTGGTCAATGGTCTGTTCCAGGGTATGAATGTGGCTTGCGTCGAAAGGCTGACTGCAGACATTTCAGGGAGACACAAAGAATGCTTGCTTTGCTTTActtgttgggttgggttggattggattggattaTATGTATTCTGATAAAAAATATTTTCGCCCCTTGCTTGTCTTCCCAATTAACCCGTCAATCACTCTAGTCATCTAACGTAGCGACAAGTGAACCAATTAATCATGCCTGCCACCCCAAACGCCTAATAATAATaacaatgatgatgatgatacaatTCGTGTCTATACGACTtcaatgtcgatgatgttTGACTTGAATGGCCCTGTTAGAGTTTCGTTTGCTGGTGTGCCCTCCGCGAATGATGTGTAGTCcacattcttcttctcctttgtcCACACAGCATTCCACATCCCCTTTAGCTGCACCGTCGCCCCCTCAAAAACCTTGTCCATCGGAACAACAGGTTCCTGGAGGGTAAATTCCCAAATTGCCGCTCGGCCAGGCAGAATCTCAATTAGAGCATCATCAGCAGGCGGCCAGAGCCGTGATGCTTCAATCTGCATGATATCAAGTGGTTTGCTGTCGCCCTTTGGTGTGATGTAGAGAATGCCAAGAGAGATGCCCAAGGGGTCCAGGGGTGAGCCGTAGCTGAGAATGGTGACGGGCTCGTCATTGTTGTTCCTGACGGTTGCGCGGATGAGAACAGGATCCTTTTCCTCCTGGGTGATGGAGACATCGAGCTTTTTTAGTGCAGCTGGCATCCTGAATGATAACGCGGCGTCTGGTATGTAGCCTGTTGgtgtgaagaaggcgatgaagGTGAGTGCGACTGTGAGGCCGATGAGTAGGCGTACAGCTGAGGACGcgaagatggccatggcatGAGCTCGGTTTTTGAACGGAACCCGCGAGGCAAcaatgaaaaaaaaaaatggAAATGAGTGAGTTGACGTCAAAGGAACAAGGGATTGTTTCAGTCCCTGTATCACGTAGATGATGGCATAAAGGAGAGTGAGGGGAGTGTGAATGTGAATGTGAGTGTGAGGATGAAATGAAGATTTGATGCCCAAGAAAATGAAATGAGCGTGCGGAGGAGCTGAGCTCAGTAGGTACAGTACGTCCCATTAAAATAACTTAAGATAATAATTAACCTTACGTCTGAGCTAAAAGGTACGCGACTGCATCCCCTAACCTAACGCAAGATCCAGGGGCTCTCAGTATCTCACGTGCACTAGCATTGCATTCTTTGTGCTGTGCCGCCTAACCCTCCCTTATAAAGGTGGCGCAAAGAAACTGTCATTGCAGTTCTAGTCCAGGGTCTACTCTGAGCTATTGAACGCCGCTATGGAGACTTTGACGGATACTCTTTAGCAGATTCCATCAGTCGCTAGTTCCTGTTCGCTTGGCGCGGGTTGTGGGCGGCGTACCGAGCTTGAGCGGACAATCTTCCGGGGTCTAGCGAGAAAAGTTTGGGTGCAGAATCCGTAAGCGACGATTTCGAGAGTCAGTTCAATAACGAGAAACGGTCGCGtggcccaatggcaaggcgtCTGACT encodes:
- a CDS encoding acetyl-CoA acyltransferase encodes the protein MSARLHKGLQGVLAKSPSDTVILSAVRTPICRSYKGQLKDAYPEELLASVLKATLKAHPEAPVDDVAVGVVLSELGGSKAARMALNHVGFKNTTSLYTVNRACSSSLQAIAAVSAQIQTGMIDTGIAAGMESMTRNYGSRAIPVDVWPELKTSPNRHAQDCIMPMGLTSENVAERYGVSRADQDAMAVESHRRAARARKEGRFAEEIVPVETRFQEVDKQGNKVGEEKRITVTADDGIREGVSIEALAKLKPAFKPDGASTAGNSSQVSDGAAATLLMRRSTATALGLQDRIIGKFVSAVTVGCDPDEMGIGPALAIPKLLDQVGLKTEDVSRWEINEAFASQALHCVRELGLEDAWAKEKVNPDGGAIALGHPLGATGARMTSTLLHGLKRDGGEVGVVSMCVGTGMGMAGLFVRE